The sequence CAGCACTGCTACTAATAAGATGTAGCATTTCACCGGGGACAACAATCTCCATCATCAATTCTTTCAAGACAACCAGTCTGAATGCAAGACACTATTTTCCCATTTGTTTTGACTGATTCCTGTCTTTATTAATTCAACTAAGACTCTCTCACCCAATTTATACTTAAATGACGCAAACTTCCTTTTCTACTTGGATTTTAGGGAGCTTGCTTCAAGCCTAAAACCCACAAAACATTAAACATCCACAGGCTTATTTTCATAATTATGTGCAGTTTACACCACAAAAGAGGGAGATCTGAAGGCAAGCAAATCTTTTTCAAACTTCAGCTCTTTCTAAAACTTCTATTCCCCTCAAATCAACCCATGCCTTCATTTATTCAACTTGTGATGTGGGTTACCATTTTTACAACGGAGCTGCTTCCATGTTTTGAGGATATACAGAAACCACATCCCTTGGAATATCTTCATGTGGTTCCACAGGTTGTTCTCAGATCCAAGTTAAAGGGAGCTACTCATTCAGAGCTTCACAGTAAATTTTGTTACTCATACCATCATGTGATGTAATTATCTTGGTACACCCACCATTTGACCTTGTAGAGTGCTAAAGAATGGCAATTGCTGCTATTCCAGTATGTGGTGTCAGGGAGCTCTGTTTGTTCTCTAGACCTGTGACATACTTACGTTTTACAGAACTTCTTTACTGAAAGTTGACTACTGCTCATATACAGCTTCTTCCTCCCTTGCTCAGCACTAAAACAGGCAGAAATTTTCTGTCCTTGTTTCTTTCATAAAGACAAGAAACAAAGTGTTAATACAGTAGACTAAGCTTAAGCCATACTGCACAGACCCACTTAAAATTTGAATCATAAAAAGCTAAATACCCGCGAGGTAAACCTCAACACTTTATTGAAGACTACGGGGAACTGGTATGAATACCTATTTTAGAATTCTTGCATTTTCACACATGAatcttttctttttcccatcatcTTTTCTTTAATAAATTACAGTTAAACTCGATAAACACATACTCTCGGgaccagcaaaaaaaaaaaaatttagcgaGGTTATTCATGATAAATAAACACTGTATTctttatcgataaataaatattcatcactttttgcaaaaatattttagtaTTTGTacttgtatttttcttttcaaaaaaaaagaaaacaagaacatTAGGAAATAGTTACAAATGGCACATATCACTAATTTAGGTAGTTTTTCCACGTGAAATTCCTAATTTAGGTAGTTTTTCCACGTGAAATTCCTAGTGATAATTATACTTCACATAATAATATTAGATGAAATAAATATCAATAAAAGAAGTAACAAGGCCAGGAAAAAAAGATGAAACCTTTGCTTTTGAAATGACCTAGACCGCAAATTCCTAACCCTTCAAGCAGTATGTAccataaaaaagtaaaagactaATTGCTGCAACATATTCTAAATATTCCGAAAGTTGTGTATGCATTACAAAAAGCTAAAGATGAGATGTATTGGGGTTTAGGTGAAAGGAAAAAGCAATCAACTTTAAATGCATGTTTTGAGAAGAAATGACTTCTTGTGTGAACATTGTTAATTGGATGAAGTATTTTTATTCTCCCAGTTTCACTATTAAACATCAATCTCCGCAAATCTTCACAAATCACCATATATAGATAATCTAGACATGTAGAGAGAGAGAAACAGTAGCATTTTAAAAAGTGTAGGCAAAACTTCAACTCTGATAACTTTGCTAGATTTCTTTCTTCCTATTGATCCTAAATTTGGTAGATGCAAAATTCCATATACTTTGTTTCAAGCTTTTATGAAGCTGAGCTCTCAAATACAGTTGCTGTGGAAATCGAGAGAGCGAATGGAAGAGTGTAAAACACTCGGAGGATAAACCCTCACTCTTATAGTAAATTTTGTACAGCTACAACTATACCTACCCTGAATTATTGTACATTATTCCTACCCTGCATAACTATATATAAACAGATTATACATGTGAACGACTATTGTGCATAAGGATGGCAATTTGCCACACCCAAACTCATCCCCGTGGATATTCGCCCCGGGTTTTTCTCCGCACAAACGGGGATGGGTAGGGTACGGGTAATCCCGAAATTAGTTATGCGGGATGTGGTGGGGGTGGGATTTAAGGTCCCaaccccatacccgccccgtactTTTCATATATAAGGTTTCGAATTTAATTAAAAAGTATTATCgtagagtttatttattatttcgttCAAAGTTCATAGAAATTTACCGACGGTATGATGCACATAAAGTATTTCTGTAACTCACTCATACAAATTATATCATAGATGATCGATTTTAAAATGTTAACTATATTTCTTTTAGTCAACCTAATAATCAATCTTATTGGTTatatgagaagaaaaaaaactttataCTTGATAGCTTTATTGTCCATGTGATTCTTTTTTTGTACTTTTGACTTTACCGTGGATATGCTTGATAGCATTTATTGGATTGTGACAGAGTTATAAATATTTTTCATAAATTATAGATAACTTATGGAAAACCCGTCCCCTATGGGTATTTCCCATACCCGTCCCGGCCCCAGTTCTCATGGTAACGGGTAGGggtggggttttggttttttgaacGGGGTAGGGGATGGGATTCAAAGTCCCCGCTCCATTGCCATCCCTATTTGTGCACACGTACTACACTAACTTATGTGACCTGACTGTGAGACTAATATTTTAACACTCCCTCTCAAGCGGGTGCGAAGACATCTAGCATATTAAACTTGTTAAGGAAAGAGTTGAATGGTTGACTTGAAGCTCCTTTTGTCAGTATGTCTGCAATTTAATTTTGGAGTTCTTACAAAGGGAGTGCTAATGGTTCTTGCATTCAATTTCTCTTTGATAAAATGTATGTCAACTTCCACATGTTTGGTTATTTCATGTTGGAGTGGATTGTGAACAATGCTGATAGCAACCTTGTTACCGCAATGCAACTTCATAGGAACTTTAGGACTGAGTCCAATCTCTGTCAACAGTAATCTTAACCATAATAGCTAAAAGATTCCATGAGCCATATCCCTAAATTCTGCTTCTGCACTAGATCTAGCTACAACTGATTGCTTCTTACTGCGTCAAGTTACTAGGTTTCCTCccacaaatgaacaatatcaagATGTAGACCTAGATCAATCACGGAACCTGTCTAATCTGCAACTGTGTATGCTTCAACCTCCATGTGGTTATTCTGAGAATATAATAACCCTTTTGCTGGTGCAAACTTTAGGTAGCGAAGTATTCGATACATTGCACCTATACGTGTTTTTCGtggagcatgcataaattgacttACAACACTCACATGGTGTGCAATATCAGGACGAGTGTGAAACATGTAAATTAGTTTTCCCACTAacctttgatatatttctttgtCCACCGGAATGTTATCGATGTCTTCTCCCAGCTTTTGATTTGGTTCAACCGATGTGTCAATAGGCCTGCTGCCCAACATCTGTCATAGTCCATCTTAGCCATTAAGGCACCCTGTCTGCCCTTAGTCCATTGTATGGTGCTATTATAACTCTATCACCATTAGTCGATTAGTAAGCCTCTCGATTAGCGACACGTGCTCACTATCCAGCCGTTGGCTGCTAGGTTAATCATTGCTATTTGATATTTAAGCTGTAAGAACTTcactcagttcattaatgaagaaTAAGTTGTTGTTTTAGAGGCTGCATTCCTTAAGAAAGCAGATTTACATTCTGAGTTTATCGATCCTCTTGTACTGAGTACAttacaattggcatcagagccatctcaattttttcttttcacaaTAGTCGGTTCCGATCCAAAATCAGTGAAGGATATCCATGATCTCTTCACTAAAGATCGAGAACACACAGATGAGCGTCTCAAGAGTTTTGCAACCGAACTGAAAGAAACCTCCACACTGTGCAAGGAAACTTCAGATGCAGTTAAGATTCTTACAGAGCAGATGGGTTTATTTCTTAAATCTGCACAAGGGGCACAAGGGGCACAAGGCGGCCAATCTGGTGGTGAAATTCCTACTACTCCTCCTAATTTTGGCTCGTTTACTCAAAATCCGCCTAACCCACCCTTCAATCGAATTCCTAAACTGGATCTACCCAGATTTGATGGCGAGAACCCTCGGGGATGGATTCAGAAATGTAACAGGTACTTTTTCCTTCACAACATTGATGATAACAGAAAGGTTGATATAGAAGCTATTTATCTTGATGGTAAGGCAGATAAGTGGTTGTTAAATTTTCAAGTGGGTCGTCCTCGTATGTCTTGGTTTGAATTTGCTCAAGGCATCTGTGCTCGATTTGAAAATCCAGTAGTTGAAAATTTTGTTGGTTCTTTTAATAAATTGATGCAAGTCAACCCTGTAGAAGAATATTATGAATTGTTTGAGTCTCTTAAAGCCTTAATGCTTAATTACAATCCATCACTGGATGAGAGGTATTTTATCATGAGCTTTATCAGTGGTCTTAAGGAGGAAATTCGAAATTCAGTGCATATGTTCAATCCTAGTACACTCAGCCAAGCCTTTTCATTAGCTTGAATGGAAGAGCAGAAGTGTCAGTTGCTATATAGGCCAAATAAACCACCCCCACCTGTTTTCACATCCACTAGACCATTTTCTCCTTATTCACTATCACCAAAACCTATCATCACCTCTACCTTTACACCTAAATCAGCACCCACAACACCCAAATCCTCGCCCTCCACTCCCATTAAACATCAACATTCAACACCCATAATTACAAGACTTACACAAGAACAAATAAGAAGAGAAAAAGGTCTTTGTTACAATTGTGATGAGGTCTATAGCAATAAACATGTCTGCAAGGGCAGACAACAATTATTTATGGTCCACACAGAGAATACTGACACTCAAGACAATGACACAGAAGATGAAATTTTGGAGGAGGCTGTTGATTCACCCATGGAGTCTGATATAGAAATCTCATTACATGCACTAACTGGGAATACCACAGGGGATTATCATCAGAATTCCAGGATTTCTAAAAAAGCATTCCATCTCCATTCTCATTGATACTGGAAGTACTACAAGCTTCATTGATTCTGCATTAGCTGCTAAACTCAACTGCAAGACATACTCCTCTTTGTTGCTGAATATGATGTTTGTCAAAGAAACAAGGGAGAGCACTCATTTCCATCTGGATTATTACAGCCACTTCCAGTCCCAGAGCATGCTTGGCAACATATCACAATGGACTTCATTGAAGGCCTTCCACTCAGTGGTAGAAAAAGTGTTATTTTGGTGGTGGTTGACAAGCTGACTAAATACAACCATTTTATTGCCCTTCACCACCCCTACACAGCTGTTTCTGTGGCCAGAGCATTTTTGGATCAAGTCTTCAAACTCCAGAGAAAGCATCTTGTTAATCAGTTGTGCTGCAGTAAGGACAGAATCATCCCAATATCTTTTTGGCACATTCATTCGAAACAACAAACACCTGGTGACTTCTAATAGGTGACCATTTTTTCGCTCAACGACTCCATTTCGCTGAGGGATATCAGTACAAGAGGTTTGGTGGACAATTAGGCATGTCaatggatatccgatatccgatagccgTTTCCAAATATCCGAATTCTGTTAGGTTAACTCCCGACATAACGGTTAATGGATATCGGAATCGGAAAACTTATCGGAACTTTTAGTGTTATCGTAACGGAACCGGATGTGCCAATTTAcgtaggttaatatccgataccgATAGTGTTATATCAATAAATTATCGGAAATTTCCGATACGTAATaccctttaggtttactctttagccATTTGATTTCATCTCTCCTAAGTAGATATCGGAAATTATTGGAAGATTTTTGGATCATGAGTAGATATCGGAAATTGTCGGAAAAATATCGGATATCGGGTAACCTTATCATGACGGAATCAGAATTGATTTTTAATATTCCGTCGGAAGTTATCGGATATCCGTTAATTCTTATCATAACGGTAGCGGCTGAGCCACTATCTATTTCGTTAAGTGTCGTTGACAGCCCTATGGACAATCCATTTTAAAAGGACTAACCTTGCTTTAGATACTCACCACCCCTATTAGATCTTAACACTTCAATTTTCCTATTAAACTTATGAAACCCAAGAGACTCGAGAGTAATCGTCAATAAAGGTAACAAACCAACGAAAACTACAAGCAGTTTTGACACGTAAAAGACCCCAGACATCACTATGTACGATAGCAAAAGGAGATAAACTTCTAAACATACTTAAAGGATAAGGGACACGATGATGTTTAGCTAGCTCACATGGTCACATGCTTATGGAATAATGTCATAGCCAGGCTTGCTCTTCATAACTAGATCCACTTGTTAATTTGTAAGCTCTTGTATTGCTCTCTTGGTCTTGTAATTCCAGGTGGTAAAGCCCCCCTCCCTCCTTACCATACGCAATGGTCTTCCCTGTACGAAGATCCTGAGACCCAATGTGTGTCAAAGAAGGTAACACAACACTTTAATGCTTTAGTTATCTAATTGATGGAGAGGAGATTGCAAGAGAGATTCGGGACATGTAACACCGTAGAAAAGGACATGAAGCTAGTTATTGGAATGTTTTCTTCACCAAAAACAATAGTTGGAGACTCATCATCGGTCAAGATACAAGGTTTACTGGGATGGGGATTGTAAGTAGAAAACATCTTAGACTTGGTAGACATGTGATCAGTTGCTCCACTATCGATAATCCAAGGATTTTTAGGTTTATCACATGTAGATCTAGCTGCATGACCAAAGGTGTCTTTGTTACCTAATTGAGCCATAGAAGTAGAGCCAACAGGACCAACAGGATTCTCCTTGGAACACAGGATTCGAGCATACTTTTTATCATTTGCTGGTTTATCACATGCAGATCTAGTTGCATTACCAAATGTGCCTTTGTTACCTAATTGAGCCATAGAAGTAGACCCAACAAGATTCTCTTTGGAAGATAACATTCGAGCATACTTTGTTATCATTTGCTCTATTTGGGCTTGACATGGTTGAGGAGATGGTTGAGCAGAAGTGTTGATTGATGTAGATGTAGATGGAAACTCCTCATAAGTGGTGTGGTATGCTCTTGGCGCCCCATTGCGACCACTTTTTCTTCCTTCGACACTGTATCTAGAAAAGCCCCCTCTCTTATTATCATTCTGCCATTGTAGACACACATTGAGCTTGAAACATGACTCTCTGGTATGTCTTCTCTTGTTATAATAGTCATAATATGGCGAGTCTTTTTTGTCAGGCTTTCGGTTATTTTCTGGTGTGACTGTTGGAGCATGAGTAGAGGTGGTAACAGCCTTCAATGCTGAACTCTCTTAAGATATATACTGGAGATGTCATAGCAACTCTGCGAAGTTTTTCAAACCTCACAATTCCATAAATTCCCCGAAGTGTCAGTAATGGATCCTTTCCCAATATTCGAATCCTAATGGGTCAAAATCAGATTTAGCCCTGTAAGGAACTCAATGATTCGACCCTTTTCAATTCTCTTCTGTAACTTGATGGTGTCAGCTACACATTCCATGCCACATGGTCAGAGGAAATCAAGTTCATGCACAAAACTTAACGAGCATTATAGTAGATCGATAAGGGTTTATTATTCTGTCGGTCTCTATAACCCGACGATTCAAATCATAGATCTATATATGATTATTATATATAGATTTGACCAATTGCATCCCACACTTCAAAACTGCTGCTTAGATCAGGAGACATTGAATCTAATAGCGAACTCATTATTAGAGCATTTTCTTCCACTTAGGTCTCATATTCAGGGTTTGTCGTTGCTGGACATACTTTGCTTCCAGTTAAATACCCAATTTTTTCTTTACCAGTGATGTAAAGTTTcacccaacaaaaccaaacaaTATAGTTGCTATCATCCAACTTACATGATGTCATCTTGGTATTCATATTATCATTATGAGGGAAGTCTAGAGATACTTAACTCCTAGATTGTGAAAAACTGGTATTCTCAGGAGTACTAGACATAGCTCTACTTTTAACTCAACAACAAAgacaaagtttaaaggagaaaccAACTTACAAACAGTTACAGGTTCTTCAGGAACAGCTCACAGCTTCAAAAACAGCTTTAGGATCTAGCTCACAAATCTGAATCTCAAATCAAACTGAAGCTACAGTAAATCTAGGTTGGGTTTCCTCTTCTCTCTCGTGAGCCCCGAGGAAATCAAGAGAGAGTGTATGGAAGAGTGTAAAACACTCAGAGGATAAACCCTCAGTTTTATAGATAGATTTTATACAATTACAACTATACCCTTAAAGATGAAAATATCTAAACATGTTCACAAATCATTGACACTATTCCTGCCCTGCATGTGACCTGACCATGAGACTAATATTTCAACAGTCACGGCTACAATTCTTTATATAGAAACATCACCGAACAATGACCTGAAGGTATTTCAGCCTTAATTATAACTTCTGGAAAATCCCTCTTTTAAGGCTTCTTTTTTTACTCGGTTAATGCTAGTACAATGATGAAAACCAGAATCCCAACACAAGGAGTTGAAAAATTAAGGTAGACAATAACTAAAAGTAGAGATTTATTTTTCAAAGTCGTTACATTACCAGCTCGTGAAGACGAGAGATACTCAAACCAGTCAAGGAAGGTTTATAGAGCTCGGAGTTTGCAGGTTCTTTCTAGTATAGTGTTTCTATCTGGAAGTGCATTCGTAGTGCGCTTGACCTAGTGCATCCTCTATAGTTGCTGATTTCATTAATAGCGACAGTTTTGTAATCAAATGAGTTGAAAGGTAAAACTTATAAACTGATATGTGATCCTCAGACCAACTCCTAGTCTCCTACTACAAACTATTTCTGCAGCAAGTCAGCAACGTAACTTCACTAGGAGGAAACCCTTAAGCTAGGAAACCACTAGAATAGAAAGCACTGCTAAACCAAAACCTAAGCTATAAGCTAAGCAATCTCATACAATTGGGAAGTTCTACCAAAACGTGATAAGACGCTATGCATCTTCTTGTATACTGCGCTTTTTAGAAACCAGCTTGGTTCACATTAGAGAAAACATTTGCGAACAAAACATACCAAGACTACTAAATTGGTTCATACCAAGACTACTAAATTGGTACTTTGCCTGAACGCTAATGCCATAGCACCGCGCCCCACtcaccacacacacacacaaaaaaaaaagaaaaaaaagggtaaTTTGGATTGCATACTTCTAAAAGGATATCATGCATATCTAGTCCAACACATGATGGTCTAACCTTCAAAAAAATATCCTCAAAAACTAGCTGCCTATTAGATATCCCTAATAAAAACATAGTTGTCCGGCTTTTGCCCAGTTCAGATATCATATTTGATTAACCTTAAATTCATAGAGAAAAGAGAACAACTTTGTTCTCAGATATGAATGTTGAGGTAAAGGTAAATACCTATCAAGAGTCAAATACGCAAGCTTGGTCTAGGTTCAAACAATTAGTTCATGATTAAATTGGATCCCAACTGTCAAATTGTCTATACATAAGCACAGATGGTTAATATTgacaaaaaacaaagaaaaggtcACCTGATATGCAGCAATTGGTAGAGGGGAGCTATCGCGGAGAAGTCGTACAATATCCAAGTATGGAAAACCAGGTTTAACCTGTGGAAAAGATTAAATTACTTCCTTCTTCCACTAACAATCTTAACGGGAAAATACGATTAAACTCTACATAAATGCTTACAAGAAGGATATCAGCTCCCTCAGCCTCATCAGCACGAGCCTCAACCAGAGCTTCTCTGTAATTTGCTGGATTCATTTGGTAACTTTGGTTTGAggaacattcatacaaagataaAGTATCAGttccacaaaaaatccaaataGTTGAAAAAATATAAGGGAGCGGATCCTTCGACTTAAATTCTTGACTTAATTGTTTACTTAACTTCTCCACCATCTGATACAAGTGGATGGATGGCGAAGATTAGAACCATTATCAAGatgagatttaaaaaaaaaaaaaaaacaagggaaTTATTATCAACCATCCATCCACTTACATCTGATGGTGGAGAAATTAAGTATAAAATTTGGTGAGGAACTTTAAGTCAAGGGATTCGTATATTTGAAGATACATAAATATTCTCCCGAGTCACGTACGTTTTCTTGTCTCCAAATCGTGGAGTTGAGTCCAATGCCTCGCGGAATGGACCATAAAATGCGCTTGCATACCTGTTTGAGATACAAGTAATGAGAAGCAGTAACTTAAGTAAAGCTGGTTGTATAAGCAGAAACAGATAGGGTAGGTCAGGCAAGACATAGGGATCAGCTAATGACTGGTTAATAGTGCATACTAGTACAATAATCCTCTAAAGACAAATCATGGTACAACACGTTACATATTTATATGATTAAAAACAGGAAAATtaaaaaaggaaaacaaagcAATAAAGCCTCTTGATTACTTAGCCGTATAGGACATAATAGACACATCTGGAAAACCTGCACAGTCCAAAGCTTGTCGGAGTGCTCCCACTCGACCATCCATCATGTTACTGGGACTGACCACGTCAGCTCCTGCTCGAGCCTATTTttgcaaaaaacaacaaaatgaggtAGTAAATCAATTGTCATAAGACTGGATTAAGAGGCAGCACATGGAGATATCTGGTACCTGAGCAACAGCTTGTTTGCATAACTGGTGAACTGTTTCATCATTCATAATCACTCCTGGTATAAAATAGAATCTGATGAGTGGCGTATCATCTACAGATGGGCAAATAATGTGGAGCTTTGTTTGAGGCCGTTTAATTGCATTTTCTGGAATTTAACATCTACAGATGtgcaaatatttttataattaatgTTCAAATTTCATTGCGTTTATGACTGACTCTCAACTTTGTCTTCTCTGCAGAAAAGGATACACGTCGTTATGTGTATCTTCATTTAGTCTTCGCCAAGTTACACATACCTAATACCTTTTTCTTCATATTTGCACAATTATGGTTTCCCAAATTTTTCTACAGGTAGCTTTGGTCTCAGGAAGATTGTTGCAGCCACTCACGAGCTATGGTATATTTAAGGTGAAAGTTCTTCATGCCCGGTTCAAAATTTGCTAACCATGTGCTGTTACATGTTCAGGTGCTTGACTTCACATCTTATCACAGTTTTTTATTTATACGATATTGATTTAACTCAAGATATAACTCGTAGGTTTGGTCACAGACAACACTAGTTTCACATCATTTATCAAAATAGTTTTTTCTTATATAGATCATCTGCAATGAAAGGAAAGCATAAAAAATTACTTTAAGAATTTTGTATTCAGATTGGGTGTGTCTGTGTTATACGTGGGTGAGTGTGTATCTTTTGTGGTCAGTGCCTTAGTGGGATCCTTTCTTCAGGACTGTTGTCTTATTCAGATCTCTAAGCTTGCACCCTATATTGCGACAACTTCCTCATATCCAATCAGGAAAGCTTTTAATGATTCCTGCACGACGGGCTTCAACTCCAATTTCCTACCTCTATCAAATAAATCTACCTGGGATTTCTCTACCAGCAGAATGTTCATAGATACCAGGTGAAATATGCTAGTATTACAATTTACACAGTGATCTTTATTTGAGACATGCTCTTTCTCTTTAGTCATTCAAGAGTAAGCAAGAATAGAACTCCATGGGAAAGCCGAGTAACCAATGTCAGAAGCGCGCACAGAAAAAAAATGCTCTTATTAACTATTCAATGTGGATATGCAGTCTAAGTTACTCCAATTATGTGTAATAGGTGAGGATTAACCCTGAAGAGAAACATAACGTTAAGAGTTTCAAGTTTTTGCTTACCATCTTCACTGACAATGCCATCATGCCCATCGGAGGAATAAGGGTCCAAAGCTACATCAGTATAAATAACCTACAAAAAGGTACCGGTCATCCATAAAACTGCAGATTCACCCAAAGTGAGCAACAAAGGGATGggcattttcttttttttgttctttaagGTTTTGAAAGGGGCCTGGAATGTGGGTCTTACAAGATCAGGGAGTTTGTCTTTTAGTAACCGTATCGCTCGAGGCACCAGCCCATTCTCATTGTATGATTCATCTCCTGTAGGTGTCTGCAGAGTAAAATGCAAATTACGACTTTTAACAGCATTAATCACATTAAAACTCTAATGAGGATAAAAAAGATACCTTCAATGCATCAGGCACTTTGGGAAAAAGCACGATACTGTTGACACCAACATCCCGGGCCTTAGAAACCTGCATCAAAAAGCCTAGGGATTCAAAAAGATTCTGGGCATGCCCTAGATAATATGATTATTATCAGCTAGACCAATTATAGCATGTCAGAACATGCTACACATGGTAGTTGGCTAGGGTCAAAAGCTACTAAGCCTCAGGGACCACTAGTGGCTGATTAAGGAGCAACATGATTAGCATGATTGATTCGCTTAAGATGACAAAGCG comes from Papaver somniferum cultivar HN1 chromosome 7, ASM357369v1, whole genome shotgun sequence and encodes:
- the LOC113298034 gene encoding delta-aminolevulinic acid dehydratase, chloroplastic translates to MPGCYRLGWRHGLLEEVSKARDVGVNSIVLFPKVPDALKTPTGDESYNENGLVPRAIRLLKDKLPDLVIYTDVALDPYSSDGHDGIVSEDGVIMNDETVHQLCKQAVAQARAGADVVSPSNMMDGRVGALRQALDCAGFPDVSIMSYTAKYASAFYGPFREALDSTPRFGDKKTYQMNPANYREALVEARADEAEGADILLVKPGFPYLDIVRLLRDSSPLPIAAYQVSGEYSMIKAGGVLKMIDEEKVMVESLMCLRRAGADIILTYFALQAARCLCGEKR